A genomic segment from Clostridium pasteurianum BC1 encodes:
- a CDS encoding peroxiredoxin, producing the protein MDIKEGSKAPDFILIGSDRKQHKLSDYIGKKVILYFYPKDNTPGCSKEATCFVDGIENFNNLNAIILGVSRDTLDSHDKFIKKLNIPYILLSDDNEHVCNLYDVLKEKTLFGKKKIGIERSTFIIDETGNIKKIYRKVKVDGHIEDILKNI; encoded by the coding sequence ATGGATATAAAAGAAGGTTCAAAAGCACCAGATTTTATTTTAATTGGTTCCGATAGAAAGCAGCATAAATTAAGTGATTATATAGGCAAAAAAGTAATCCTTTATTTTTACCCTAAGGATAATACTCCAGGATGTTCTAAGGAAGCTACTTGTTTTGTTGATGGTATTGAAAATTTTAATAATTTAAATGCTATAATTTTAGGAGTAAGTAGAGATACCTTAGATTCACATGATAAATTTATAAAAAAATTAAACATACCTTACATACTACTATCAGATGATAACGAACATGTATGTAATTTATATGATGTATTAAAAGAAAAAACTCTGTTTGGAAAAAAGAAAATTGGTATTGAACGCAGCACATTTATAATTGATGAAACTGGTAATATAAAAAAAATATATAGAAAAGTAAAAGTAGATGGTCACATAGAAGACATACTTAAAAATATTTAA
- a CDS encoding pyridoxal-phosphate-dependent aminotransferase family protein, producing the protein MKKPLIMTPGPTAVRENVRLARAEETTNPDIDEEFYEFYKETCYRLGTFLKTSNEVRILSGEGILGLEAACASLTEQGDRVLIIENGIFGEGFGDFVKIYGGEPFYFRNNRKRKIDIEELKAFLDKDSNFKYATVVHCDTPSGVLNDIDKICPILKEKNILTVVDSVAGMGGEEIRVDDWKIDIVLGGSQKCLSAPPGLTFLSISEDAFSAMENRQTPIASFYCNLLVWKDYYKDKWFPYTPPISDIIGLKKAVDNLLGEDNIIERHDIIASATRAAVVSSGLKIHIEDGYSNTVTVIDVPHGINDKKIIKYMLDNYGVMITGSFGYLEGRVLRIGHMGENAKAGKVGYTLFALQRALEHYGFKLYKDMASVFFEKI; encoded by the coding sequence ATGAAAAAGCCACTTATAATGACACCAGGGCCTACTGCAGTTAGAGAAAATGTTAGACTTGCTAGAGCAGAAGAAACTACGAATCCGGATATAGATGAAGAATTTTATGAGTTTTATAAAGAAACCTGTTATAGATTGGGAACTTTTTTAAAAACAAGTAATGAAGTAAGAATTTTAAGTGGGGAAGGAATACTTGGTCTTGAAGCTGCCTGTGCATCTTTGACTGAACAAGGAGACAGAGTTTTAATAATTGAAAATGGCATTTTTGGTGAAGGTTTTGGAGATTTTGTAAAGATTTATGGAGGGGAACCTTTTTATTTTAGAAATAATAGAAAGCGAAAAATAGATATAGAAGAATTAAAAGCTTTTTTAGACAAGGATAGTAATTTTAAATATGCAACAGTAGTTCATTGTGATACTCCTTCTGGAGTTTTAAATGATATAGATAAAATATGTCCTATACTTAAGGAAAAAAACATATTAACAGTAGTTGATAGTGTAGCTGGCATGGGTGGCGAAGAAATAAGAGTAGATGATTGGAAAATAGATATAGTTTTAGGAGGTTCTCAAAAGTGTTTATCTGCACCTCCAGGACTTACATTTTTAAGTATAAGTGAAGATGCTTTTAGCGCAATGGAAAATAGACAAACACCAATAGCATCATTTTATTGTAATCTTTTAGTATGGAAAGATTATTATAAAGATAAATGGTTTCCATACACTCCACCTATAAGTGATATTATTGGACTTAAAAAGGCTGTAGACAACCTGTTAGGAGAAGATAATATAATTGAAAGACATGATATAATTGCTAGTGCTACAAGGGCAGCGGTGGTTTCCTCTGGATTAAAGATTCATATAGAGGATGGATATTCAAATACAGTGACAGTAATTGATGTACCACATGGAATTAATGATAAAAAAATAATAAAATATATGCTTGATAATTATGGAGTTATGATTACAGGATCCTTTGGATACTTAGAAGGAAGAGTGTTGAGAATAGGACATATGGGTGAAAATGCTAAAGCAGGAAAAGTAGGATATACTTTGTTTGCTTTACAGAGGGCTTTAGAGCACTATGGCTTTAAGCTTTATAAAGATATGGCTAGTGTATTTTTCGAAAAAATTTAA
- a CDS encoding TldD/PmbA family protein has translation MKVKISNFLLEKKSMLKKLIDILSIEFKYVSVLGTDSFGKQYLVQKTGISVEDSFWNERGFVVRVYNDIGYSEYSFNDIDAISIEKIAKNIKTRVNNQIEKMRSSVNITSYPIISEEEISKSFLGDVEIPFEKISDKEIIGKLTGLNKKAALISEFLIDCKFKLQQVHVSKIFITNKKKLSQSYVWSEGYIFPITRKEENTKFNFCSFSGLKGAEILEEMDSKVDETVDMAVRLLDAKPLEPGEYDAVCSPDVSGIIAHEAFGHGVEMDMFVKNRAKAREYIDKPVASPIVTMRDGAASAMEVSSYLFDDEGILGGDTTIIKNGILKTGICDLLSSLRLGIKPTGNGKRQSFERKVYTRMTNTFFENGTDKLEDMIASIKYGYFLDCPTSGMEDPKNWGIQCMVNYGLEIKDGKFTGNIVSPVVMTGYVPDLLKSISMVSDEAELKGSGACGKGYKEFVKVSSGGPYIKARVRLG, from the coding sequence ATGAAAGTTAAAATATCAAACTTTTTATTAGAAAAGAAGTCCATGCTAAAAAAATTAATAGATATTTTGTCTATAGAGTTTAAATACGTATCTGTATTAGGAACAGATTCCTTTGGAAAACAGTATTTAGTTCAAAAGACAGGTATTTCTGTTGAAGATTCTTTTTGGAATGAAAGGGGTTTTGTTGTTCGAGTATATAATGATATAGGTTATTCGGAATACTCTTTCAATGATATTGATGCCATAAGCATTGAAAAAATAGCAAAAAATATAAAAACGAGAGTAAATAACCAAATAGAAAAAATGAGGTCATCAGTAAATATAACATCATATCCAATTATATCTGAAGAAGAAATAAGTAAAAGTTTTTTAGGAGATGTTGAGATTCCCTTTGAGAAAATTAGCGATAAAGAGATAATAGGTAAATTAACGGGATTAAATAAAAAGGCAGCTTTAATTTCTGAGTTTTTAATTGATTGTAAATTTAAATTACAACAAGTGCATGTTTCCAAAATATTTATTACGAATAAAAAAAAATTAAGTCAATCTTATGTTTGGAGTGAAGGATATATTTTTCCCATAACTAGAAAAGAAGAGAATACAAAGTTTAACTTTTGTTCATTTTCTGGACTTAAAGGTGCAGAAATTTTAGAAGAAATGGATTCTAAAGTTGATGAAACAGTTGATATGGCAGTTAGATTATTAGATGCAAAACCATTAGAGCCGGGTGAATATGATGCAGTATGTTCACCAGATGTATCTGGAATAATTGCTCATGAAGCTTTTGGTCATGGAGTAGAGATGGATATGTTTGTTAAAAATAGAGCTAAAGCAAGGGAATATATAGATAAACCAGTTGCTTCACCTATTGTAACCATGAGAGACGGTGCAGCCTCGGCCATGGAAGTATCTTCTTATCTTTTTGATGATGAAGGTATCCTGGGAGGGGATACAACAATAATAAAAAATGGGATTTTAAAAACGGGTATATGCGATCTGCTATCTTCTTTAAGACTGGGAATAAAGCCAACAGGCAATGGAAAAAGGCAGTCTTTTGAGAGAAAAGTTTATACAAGAATGACAAATACATTTTTTGAAAATGGAACAGATAAATTAGAGGATATGATAGCTTCAATAAAATATGGGTATTTTTTAGACTGCCCTACAAGTGGTATGGAAGATCCTAAGAATTGGGGAATTCAATGCATGGTTAATTATGGTCTAGAAATTAAAGACGGAAAATTTACGGGCAATATTGTGTCACCTGTAGTTATGACAGGATATGTTCCAGATCTTTTAAAGTCTATTTCAATGGTTTCTGATGAGGCTGAATTAAAAGGTTCAGGTGCTTGTGGTAAGGGATATAAGGAATTTGTAAAAGTATCAAGTGGTGGACCATATATTAAGGCAAGAGTGAGGTTAGGATGA
- a CDS encoding HAD-IB family hydrolase — translation MKTIAAFFDIDGTLYREALITEVFKKLIKYEIIEERTWFEEVKPEYEKWDIRIGNYDNYLLKMADIYVGAVKGLHKSQVEFIAKQVVSQKGDRVYTYTRDRIKWHKERGHKIITISGSPLELVKEMSLKHGFDDYRGAKYLLDGDIYTGEVIPMWDSNSKKKAINDLIKLYDIDLNKSYAYGDTSGDLTMLDAVRYPTCINPTRELLEKILLNESLGKKISIVVERKDMIYKLNINCIKANI, via the coding sequence GTGAAGACTATAGCAGCTTTTTTTGATATAGATGGAACTTTATATAGGGAAGCTCTTATTACAGAAGTATTTAAAAAACTTATAAAATATGAAATAATTGAAGAAAGAACTTGGTTTGAAGAAGTTAAACCTGAGTATGAAAAATGGGATATAAGAATAGGTAATTATGATAATTATTTATTAAAGATGGCAGATATATATGTTGGGGCAGTTAAAGGATTGCATAAGTCTCAAGTTGAATTTATAGCAAAGCAGGTTGTATCCCAAAAAGGAGATAGAGTTTATACTTATACTAGAGATAGAATAAAATGGCATAAAGAACGAGGACATAAGATAATAACAATATCAGGTAGCCCTTTAGAACTAGTAAAAGAAATGTCACTGAAGCATGGGTTTGATGACTATAGAGGGGCTAAATATCTATTAGATGGAGATATATATACAGGTGAAGTTATTCCAATGTGGGATAGTAATAGTAAAAAGAAAGCTATAAATGATTTAATTAAGCTTTATGATATAGATTTAAATAAATCTTATGCTTATGGAGATACTTCTGGTGATTTAACCATGCTGGATGCTGTAAGATATCCTACTTGTATAAATCCAACCAGGGAACTCCTAGAAAAAATATTATTGAATGAATCACTTGGTAAAAAGATAAGTATAGTAGTAGAACGAAAGGATATGATATATAAGCTTAATATAAATTGTATTAAAGCTAACATATAG